The following proteins come from a genomic window of Shewanella halifaxensis HAW-EB4:
- a CDS encoding cytochrome c3 family protein: MKYLTLVAALAFSASAMAVNCTDCHETINVEEHTEMEASIATCNDCHDMASAHELDKEVHTPELTMKECADCHE; the protein is encoded by the coding sequence ATGAAATATTTAACTTTGGTTGCTGCGTTAGCGTTTTCTGCGTCAGCTATGGCTGTAAACTGTACTGACTGCCATGAAACAATTAATGTTGAAGAGCATACAGAGATGGAAGCAAGCATCGCGACTTGTAACGATTGCCACGATATGGCAAGCGCTCACGAACTAGATAAAGAAGTTCACACTCCTGAACTAACAATGAAAGAGTGTGCTGACTGTCACGAGTAA
- a CDS encoding diguanylate cyclase: MWKIEKNKLLLASVLGLIGLLVNLYPIHLFANIQLILGNVSYVIVAILFGPWYALYTALITVTGLMIAWDSAHVYLLFGVEALCLGFARRRDIYALYASFGFWIFIGMPLFYLYVFLFSELPSSHIAFIILKQGINGLVYASIGSMLVILTPSFWQFKSKIKDTQRRTFNGQLTYTFTLVITIALLLAALLFNNQFIERQQTLLYQNIENSADHLGLSTQAYLDSHTRAIKNAAAWLSLNQHSTAEEQILLSQLHDNYPGFITMLLADRDGTIIGASPASLLPSNEVQGKQINIQDRNYFIQAFINQRTFTSPVFQGKGFGHDPIVAISAPIYRADTPHHPIGIIEGSLDLNEFKAIDNANTDSNNQSIVLIDKNKRIIYASDNLGLAPLSLFSYSLPSKNYITPFPMLNITQNDNVAPEFVYASVTLQNDWQLFVLNPFRPLVELVEGMYLATFAILFVALSITIYLSRVISSRLTLPLENIANKFSTSSESARIEYAVDDDSPLEIYTLFQRLQQSKSQLISYQLELEEKVAIRTLELEHANCKLKALAEKDPLTGLYNRRYAEDKFPAIQELCQRSDEVIAIALLDLDKFKFINDTYGHDGGDLTLKRIAELLRQEFKRDSDIIVRYGGEEFLLIMPLCNALKIEHHLESFRRKLENIIIKGKQPFQVTTSIGAVIGNGTFSTSLEEWVKQADTNLYQAKETGRNKLVFTTLKD; the protein is encoded by the coding sequence TTGTGGAAAATAGAAAAAAATAAATTACTGTTAGCCTCTGTTTTAGGTTTAATCGGCTTACTAGTCAACCTGTATCCAATTCACCTATTCGCTAACATACAGCTGATCCTAGGCAACGTATCCTATGTTATTGTCGCGATATTGTTTGGCCCTTGGTATGCGCTCTACACAGCACTAATAACGGTTACAGGACTAATGATCGCCTGGGACAGCGCTCATGTTTATCTATTATTTGGTGTTGAAGCTCTCTGCCTCGGATTTGCAAGACGGCGAGATATCTACGCTTTATATGCTAGCTTTGGCTTTTGGATATTTATAGGTATGCCACTATTTTACCTATATGTCTTTTTATTCTCAGAGTTACCCAGTAGCCATATTGCTTTTATTATTCTAAAGCAAGGGATTAATGGCCTAGTGTATGCGAGTATTGGTTCAATGCTCGTCATCTTAACCCCCTCTTTTTGGCAGTTTAAAAGCAAAATCAAAGACACACAGCGGCGTACGTTTAATGGGCAATTGACTTATACCTTTACACTGGTCATTACCATTGCCCTACTATTAGCCGCATTGCTATTCAATAATCAATTTATCGAACGCCAACAAACCTTGCTCTACCAGAATATTGAAAACTCCGCTGACCATCTAGGTCTATCAACCCAAGCTTACCTAGACTCCCATACCCGAGCCATTAAAAATGCGGCTGCGTGGCTCAGCTTAAACCAACACTCTACGGCCGAAGAGCAGATTCTATTATCTCAGTTACATGATAACTACCCAGGCTTTATTACTATGTTACTTGCCGATAGAGACGGCACTATTATAGGAGCCAGTCCAGCCTCATTACTTCCCAGCAATGAGGTGCAAGGAAAACAGATCAATATTCAAGATCGAAACTATTTTATCCAAGCTTTTATCAATCAGCGCACTTTTACCTCGCCAGTATTTCAGGGGAAAGGCTTTGGTCATGATCCTATCGTCGCGATTAGTGCTCCTATCTACCGTGCAGACACGCCCCATCACCCCATCGGGATCATCGAGGGTTCATTAGACTTAAATGAGTTCAAAGCGATTGATAACGCCAATACCGACAGCAATAATCAATCAATTGTGCTGATAGATAAAAATAAAAGGATCATATACGCCAGTGACAATCTCGGCCTTGCTCCACTATCCCTGTTTAGTTACTCGCTACCCAGTAAAAACTATATTACGCCGTTTCCTATGCTCAATATCACCCAGAACGATAATGTGGCACCAGAATTCGTCTATGCGAGTGTAACCTTGCAAAATGATTGGCAACTCTTTGTTCTTAATCCTTTTAGGCCGTTAGTCGAATTAGTCGAAGGCATGTATTTAGCGACATTTGCAATTTTATTTGTCGCGCTATCAATTACCATCTACCTCTCCCGAGTCATCAGTTCTCGCCTAACCTTACCGCTGGAAAACATCGCTAATAAATTCAGTACAAGCTCAGAGAGCGCGAGAATTGAATATGCGGTAGATGATGACTCCCCACTAGAGATCTACACCTTGTTTCAACGCTTACAGCAAAGTAAAAGCCAACTTATTAGCTATCAGCTAGAGCTTGAGGAGAAAGTGGCGATAAGGACTTTGGAGCTCGAACACGCGAATTGCAAATTAAAGGCGCTAGCCGAGAAAGACCCGCTGACAGGTTTATATAACCGCCGCTATGCTGAAGATAAATTTCCGGCTATTCAGGAGCTCTGCCAACGGAGCGATGAGGTTATTGCAATAGCCTTATTAGATCTTGATAAGTTCAAGTTCATTAACGATACATACGGTCATGACGGCGGAGATCTGACTCTTAAGCGTATCGCCGAACTGCTAAGGCAAGAGTTTAAACGTGACTCCGATATCATTGTAAGATACGGCGGCGAAGAGTTTCTATTGATCATGCCTCTGTGTAATGCACTAAAAATTGAGCATCACTTAGAAAGCTTTAGAAGAAAACTCGAGAACATCATCATCAAGGGCAAGCAGCCGTTCCAAGTAACCACCAGCATAGGCGCTGTTATAGGTAATGGCACTTTCAGCACGTCACTGGAAGAATGGGTTAAGCAAGCGGACACTAACCTGTATCAGGCCAAAGAGACAGGCCGAAATAAACTTGTTTTCACTACCTTAAAAGATTAA
- a CDS encoding alpha/beta hydrolase, whose amino-acid sequence MKAIIIGSTKHLAFALFYASLGTSIALIAMVVWFLNSRPELSLWHTTELTSEYRLKSNLNSFDEYLELEDKLFAELESKVYQQSSEPQSLDILNRYVRGSYSDPGHWIQDWNRSYEWANADAEYGVLLIHGMSDSPYAMSHFAKHYKNKAHVLGLRLPGHGTLPSALTNIYWQDMAGAVALATRHMKTALGDKPLYVVGFSTGAALALNHDLERLAVNRAADYSAMVLISPAIGLPPVAAGAKWQARLGNLLGLDKLSWNSIQVEYDPFKYGSFAVNAGDVVYQLSMRNHELVWQLEHDGLNELPPILTFQSLTDDTVDTSAVVNGLYSRLPSAGHELVLFDINRTQVNLSLILNDPIQPYQQLMAQGEFNYDFTLIENRSLKSKYIQARNLNDNSITSLGLSWPKQVYSLSHVALPFPKSDALYGPIWDANKPHIQIGTGASRGERGVISVPASEIMRQKWNPFYPYILDKMDEVIIP is encoded by the coding sequence ATGAAAGCCATTATTATTGGATCGACAAAACATCTCGCCTTTGCTTTGTTTTATGCGTCGTTAGGCACTAGCATTGCGTTAATTGCTATGGTGGTGTGGTTTTTAAACTCCCGTCCCGAACTGTCACTTTGGCATACTACCGAGCTAACCTCCGAGTATCGCTTAAAGAGCAACCTTAATAGCTTCGATGAATATCTGGAGCTTGAAGATAAGCTCTTTGCTGAGCTAGAGAGTAAAGTGTATCAACAGTCTAGCGAGCCGCAGTCGCTCGACATTCTCAATCGTTATGTAAGAGGAAGTTATTCAGATCCTGGTCACTGGATCCAAGATTGGAATCGCAGTTATGAGTGGGCTAACGCTGACGCAGAATATGGGGTATTACTCATCCACGGCATGTCTGACTCTCCTTATGCTATGTCGCATTTCGCTAAACATTATAAGAACAAGGCCCATGTTTTGGGACTCAGGTTGCCGGGTCATGGCACCTTGCCCTCGGCGTTGACCAATATCTATTGGCAAGATATGGCTGGTGCAGTTGCTTTGGCGACCAGGCATATGAAAACGGCTTTGGGTGACAAACCTTTATATGTAGTCGGATTTTCAACGGGAGCAGCATTGGCGTTGAATCATGACCTTGAGCGCTTAGCTGTTAATAGAGCCGCAGATTATTCGGCCATGGTGTTGATCTCGCCCGCTATCGGTCTTCCTCCGGTCGCAGCAGGCGCTAAGTGGCAGGCAAGGCTTGGTAACCTACTAGGGTTAGATAAACTGAGCTGGAACAGTATTCAAGTCGAATATGACCCGTTCAAGTATGGCTCCTTTGCTGTAAATGCTGGCGATGTCGTTTATCAACTTTCAATGCGTAATCATGAGCTGGTTTGGCAACTTGAGCATGATGGACTCAATGAGCTGCCGCCAATCTTGACGTTTCAATCGCTTACCGATGATACCGTAGATACAAGTGCGGTGGTCAATGGCCTATATAGTCGCTTGCCAAGCGCAGGTCATGAGCTGGTGTTATTTGATATCAATCGCACTCAGGTGAACTTGAGTCTGATTTTGAATGACCCTATACAGCCTTATCAACAGCTGATGGCGCAGGGGGAGTTTAACTATGACTTTACTCTGATTGAAAACCGCAGTCTAAAGAGCAAATATATTCAAGCTCGTAACTTAAATGACAATAGCATTACCTCTCTAGGGCTAAGCTGGCCTAAGCAGGTTTACTCGCTATCGCATGTTGCCTTGCCGTTTCCTAAAAGTGATGCCTTGTATGGGCCTATTTGGGATGCAAATAAGCCCCATATTCAGATTGGCACAGGGGCTTCTAGAGGAGAGAGAGGGGTGATCAGTGTGCCTGCTAGCGAAATCATGAGACAGAAATGGAATCCATTTTATCCTTATATACTTGATAAAATGGATGAGGTAATAATCCCTTAA
- the nadE gene encoding ammonia-dependent NAD(+) synthetase: MKGQILREMKVLKAIDPAFEVQRRVAFIKSKLKQSSTTSLVLGISGGVDSSVGGRLCQLAVDELNSESQSSSYQFIAVRLPYDVQKDEDEAQLACQFIQPSKQVTVNVKLGVDGVHSETLAAIEAAGIALPEHDKIDFVKGNVKARMRMVAQYDIAGLVGGLVVGTDHSAENITGFYTKWGDGACDLAPLFGLNKRQVRQLADYLGAPEVLVSKAPTADLEEEHPQQEDEEALGLTYEQIDDFLEGKVVSNFVNDKLISMYLATQHKREPIPTIYD; the protein is encoded by the coding sequence GTGAAAGGACAGATCTTAAGGGAAATGAAGGTGCTTAAAGCAATCGATCCCGCTTTTGAGGTGCAAAGACGTGTGGCATTTATTAAGTCAAAATTAAAGCAATCGAGTACAACGTCACTGGTGTTAGGGATCAGTGGGGGGGTCGACTCCTCTGTGGGGGGACGTTTGTGTCAGCTTGCGGTTGATGAGCTCAATAGCGAGTCTCAGAGCAGTAGCTACCAGTTTATAGCGGTTCGCCTGCCTTATGATGTACAAAAAGATGAAGACGAAGCGCAGTTGGCTTGTCAGTTTATTCAGCCTTCAAAGCAAGTGACGGTAAATGTAAAGCTTGGTGTTGATGGCGTTCATAGTGAAACACTCGCGGCGATTGAAGCTGCAGGCATAGCCTTACCTGAGCATGATAAAATCGACTTTGTAAAGGGCAACGTGAAGGCAAGAATGCGCATGGTTGCTCAATATGATATTGCAGGACTTGTAGGCGGGCTCGTGGTTGGCACCGATCACAGCGCCGAAAATATTACCGGCTTTTACACTAAGTGGGGTGATGGTGCATGTGATTTAGCGCCGCTGTTTGGTCTCAATAAACGTCAGGTAAGACAGTTGGCAGACTATCTTGGCGCACCGGAAGTATTAGTGAGCAAAGCGCCAACCGCTGATCTTGAAGAGGAACATCCGCAACAAGAAGATGAAGAGGCGTTGGGGCTAACATACGAGCAGATTGATGACTTTTTAGAAGGTAAAGTGGTCAGTAATTTTGTTAATGATAAATTGATCAGTATGTACCTTGCGACGCAGCATAAACGTGAACCAATTCCTACGATCTATGATTAG
- a CDS encoding LysE family translocator: MELQLLISLGIIHLAALASPGPDFALVVRLATQESRAAAIASSLGIAVAILGHTLLSLTGVSLIIQSSDLLFTMVQLAGASYLAWMGMGAIKAAWRHWQDPVSIETAARGRGVTAYKGFMQGLYTNILNPKALVFFITLFSTLITPQVSFATKNMAALLLFSLSFVWFTFIAVVLSKPKVQLKMKKASPLINLITGVVFIGVALIIISGLVASQ; the protein is encoded by the coding sequence ATGGAACTTCAATTACTCATATCGCTCGGCATCATTCACCTCGCAGCACTTGCTAGCCCCGGACCCGATTTTGCCTTAGTGGTTCGCCTCGCGACACAGGAGTCGCGCGCAGCAGCTATTGCCTCATCGCTAGGGATCGCCGTGGCGATTTTAGGCCATACGCTATTGAGCCTAACTGGCGTCAGTCTGATCATTCAAAGCTCAGATCTCTTATTCACCATGGTTCAATTGGCTGGTGCCAGCTATTTGGCCTGGATGGGAATGGGCGCAATAAAAGCTGCATGGCGGCATTGGCAAGATCCGGTATCGATTGAGACCGCCGCACGAGGACGCGGAGTCACCGCGTATAAAGGCTTTATGCAGGGGCTGTATACCAATATTTTAAATCCCAAGGCGCTGGTGTTTTTTATCACCCTATTCTCAACCCTTATTACGCCGCAAGTCAGCTTCGCCACCAAGAATATGGCCGCTTTGCTGCTATTTTCTTTATCCTTTGTTTGGTTCACCTTTATTGCGGTCGTGCTGTCGAAGCCCAAAGTTCAGCTTAAAATGAAAAAGGCCAGCCCGCTAATTAACCTCATCACTGGGGTGGTGTTTATTGGCGTTGCACTGATAATTATCTCCGGGCTCGTGGCGTCACAATAG
- a CDS encoding sigma-54-dependent transcriptional regulator produces MSHAPLQILVVEDEPDQRELICQILAANEYQIRSAASVEEAILSIKQSVPDLVFSDWKLGQLTGMDLLSYVRREYPDLGFIIATAYGTITHAVDAMQAGADDYLSKPYQRQSLLMAIDKVAKSLTLKQQNRRLASELSQQQELVGLVGKAPCMQKVYARVQRVSATDATVLIGGESGTGKELAARALYQLSSRQHKPFVAINCGAIPETLAESELFGAEKGAFTGANTLKIGKLEAANGGTIFLDEIGELPLLQQTKLLRFLQEGVISRLGQNGEIKLDVRVIAATHRNLKEEVELGNFREDLFYRLNVVPIDMPPLRARREDIGRLIEHFLKIHGGQYGVEVVKLSADTMKSLLDYPWPGNVRELSNRIERFVLLGDEQELVAELQSGKSTINPNHFVLPVDGFEWEAFEKDCLQQAMARHDRNRTQAAKQLGLSYKAFLYRLEKHQLV; encoded by the coding sequence ATGAGTCATGCCCCCCTACAGATCTTAGTCGTTGAAGATGAACCGGATCAACGCGAGCTTATCTGCCAAATTTTAGCTGCAAATGAATATCAGATCCGCAGCGCTGCAAGCGTTGAAGAAGCCATACTATCGATAAAACAGAGTGTGCCAGACCTCGTGTTTTCAGACTGGAAGCTTGGACAATTGACTGGTATGGATCTGCTGAGCTACGTGAGACGAGAGTACCCCGACCTTGGCTTTATTATCGCCACGGCTTACGGCACTATCACCCACGCGGTAGATGCCATGCAAGCGGGGGCTGATGATTATCTGTCAAAGCCATATCAGCGCCAATCACTGTTGATGGCGATAGACAAAGTCGCTAAGTCGTTGACACTTAAACAGCAAAATCGACGCTTAGCCTCAGAGTTATCCCAGCAACAAGAGCTGGTGGGCTTAGTGGGTAAGGCGCCCTGTATGCAAAAGGTGTACGCCCGTGTGCAACGGGTGAGTGCAACCGACGCCACTGTGCTGATTGGCGGCGAAAGTGGTACGGGTAAGGAGCTTGCGGCTCGGGCCTTGTACCAACTGTCGAGCCGACAGCATAAGCCGTTTGTCGCTATCAACTGTGGCGCCATTCCTGAAACCCTTGCCGAATCAGAGCTTTTTGGCGCAGAGAAGGGGGCGTTTACCGGTGCGAATACCTTAAAGATAGGTAAGCTTGAAGCCGCTAATGGGGGCACCATATTTCTTGATGAGATAGGGGAGCTGCCTCTGCTGCAACAAACTAAGCTATTGCGATTTTTACAAGAAGGAGTGATCTCACGGCTTGGACAAAATGGTGAGATAAAGTTAGATGTTAGGGTCATCGCAGCGACTCACCGAAATCTTAAAGAGGAGGTGGAGCTGGGTAACTTCAGAGAAGATCTGTTTTATCGATTGAACGTGGTTCCCATTGATATGCCGCCACTTAGAGCACGTCGAGAAGACATTGGCCGACTGATTGAACATTTTCTCAAAATCCACGGTGGTCAGTACGGGGTTGAAGTCGTTAAGCTAAGCGCTGACACCATGAAATCACTGCTGGATTATCCTTGGCCTGGTAATGTACGCGAGCTGTCGAATCGAATTGAGCGATTTGTGCTACTCGGTGATGAACAAGAGCTGGTTGCCGAATTACAATCTGGCAAAAGTACAATTAACCCCAATCATTTTGTGCTACCCGTTGATGGTTTTGAGTGGGAAGCATTTGAGAAAGATTGCTTACAGCAGGCGATGGCACGTCATGACCGCAATCGAACCCAAGCGGCAAAGCAACTGGGTTTAAGCTACAAGGCCTTCTTGTACCGCCTAGAGAAACATCAACTGGTGTAA
- a CDS encoding sensor histidine kinase: protein MSIKRYVFMLFGALILLLAMSQLFVAQYFKTQLQAELEQSSKSLSKSLVSVVIENAAELERMEFSFPQVPEVVPAAVSEVQAEFELDSIDWVEHNELINEHFEDEADRLTDEAEQQLDGQLEGLNSEIDQLALELANSATQGGELQLKSEAFKAKKAALEQKVQALLAKERMLVKSNRENMQQLREQAAREYQQRVERSLENIEIHTDEWLKDGRVLIIEGATAEHAVDGKDMLVHDISSNEDSGQSNALQFRSQRTVELPSGGANHLLERFSESVLLAILLTSVMALLLAYWLSHHVTEPLTELAGGHKKLAEGQFGIQLKEQGVKELKQILAGFNRMSQALAKLSKKEQQMSQQQHLADLGQITRGIAHSLRNPLHTLGLLSEQSTCTESLAEREKLNSKMQQKIALMDKSIQSLLTLSSNEVARDKAVPLNAIIQDILLELSITGIKPKVMFDSQSTILRVNGAESELRSILHAVMINAVEADPEAKQITIELSQDEKSKRVTITDWGKGIDPLVKEQIFKPHVTTKTEGSGMGIYIAKRLIESHYDGEIQFADNPQGGTIVTLIFGLGTQQLEQQADIEQGGHS from the coding sequence ATGTCGATAAAACGCTACGTGTTTATGTTATTTGGGGCGCTGATCCTACTACTGGCAATGAGTCAGTTATTTGTGGCGCAATATTTCAAAACCCAATTACAAGCAGAGCTTGAGCAAAGCTCAAAAAGTTTATCAAAAAGCCTCGTGAGTGTGGTGATTGAAAATGCCGCAGAGCTTGAACGTATGGAGTTTTCATTTCCTCAGGTGCCCGAGGTTGTACCCGCTGCTGTATCAGAAGTGCAGGCTGAATTTGAACTGGATAGCATTGATTGGGTTGAACACAATGAGCTTATAAATGAACATTTTGAAGATGAAGCTGATCGATTAACCGATGAGGCAGAGCAGCAGCTTGATGGCCAGCTTGAGGGCTTAAATAGTGAAATAGACCAGTTAGCACTTGAGCTCGCCAATAGTGCGACCCAAGGCGGTGAGTTGCAGCTCAAGAGTGAGGCATTTAAGGCTAAGAAAGCTGCGCTTGAGCAGAAGGTTCAAGCGTTATTAGCCAAAGAGCGCATGTTAGTAAAGAGTAATCGCGAGAACATGCAGCAATTGCGTGAGCAAGCCGCACGTGAGTATCAGCAGCGGGTAGAGCGCAGCCTTGAGAATATAGAGATCCATACCGATGAATGGCTTAAAGACGGTAGGGTGCTGATTATTGAAGGCGCTACAGCTGAGCATGCTGTTGATGGAAAAGATATGCTGGTTCACGATATCAGTAGTAACGAAGACAGTGGCCAAAGTAACGCGCTGCAATTTAGAAGTCAGCGTACTGTCGAGCTGCCAAGTGGCGGGGCAAATCATCTGCTTGAGCGTTTTAGTGAGTCGGTATTATTGGCGATTTTACTAACCAGTGTGATGGCACTGCTATTGGCGTATTGGCTAAGTCATCACGTTACCGAGCCTTTGACTGAACTTGCAGGTGGGCATAAAAAGTTGGCGGAGGGGCAGTTTGGTATACAGCTTAAGGAGCAAGGGGTAAAAGAGCTGAAGCAGATCTTGGCTGGCTTTAACCGTATGAGTCAGGCATTAGCCAAATTAAGTAAAAAAGAGCAGCAGATGTCGCAGCAGCAACATCTTGCCGATCTTGGGCAGATCACTCGCGGTATCGCCCATAGTCTGCGAAACCCGCTGCATACGTTGGGGCTGCTATCAGAGCAAAGTACCTGCACCGAGTCCCTTGCTGAGCGAGAGAAACTCAATAGTAAGATGCAACAAAAAATCGCCTTGATGGATAAGAGTATTCAATCGTTGCTAACGCTTTCGAGCAATGAGGTGGCACGAGACAAGGCGGTGCCGTTAAATGCCATTATTCAAGATATTTTGTTAGAGCTTTCAATAACCGGCATTAAGCCTAAAGTCATGTTTGACTCACAGTCTACCATCTTGCGTGTTAATGGCGCGGAGTCTGAGCTGAGAAGCATTTTACATGCAGTGATGATCAACGCCGTTGAAGCAGATCCAGAGGCAAAGCAGATAACCATTGAGCTGAGCCAAGATGAAAAATCTAAGCGAGTAACCATTACTGATTGGGGCAAAGGGATAGACCCATTAGTTAAAGAGCAGATATTTAAACCCCATGTGACCACCAAAACCGAAGGCTCTGGCATGGGGATTTATATTGCTAAGCGATTAATCGAGAGCCATTATGATGGTGAAATCCAATTTGCAGATAATCCCCAAGGAGGCACAATCGTGACACTCATTTTTGGTCTTGGTACGCAACAGCTTGAACAACAAGCCGATATAGAACAAGGAGGTCACTCATGA
- a CDS encoding EAL domain-containing protein, giving the protein MGLGCIPAAIKNLIATVDNYSTRISRFTIINALVSSSIMLMPIAIFRAIIQIVAVIAELNAQTWLAQFLYGMSDVILEVLPLLFCVVISYVHSTYLRISGIMCLICSLVFIAVVNYILNGSPSIIDFNLFITVMVTALCSYTIKWCTRFKTSSDISNEIVDRGILQLIQFSLVFAIAVIFSYALMAVQAVIEDLTLSFEASVIPHDYLSGLLYEFTRNICWFFGFHSYHLVGNLGLEFQALSTERIALINSGSTPDSFLTYQFMDIYSAIGGSGSTLSLIVAVLFFSKSRSHRNLAKVSTPFSILNINEPIIYGMPIIFNIWLIVPFILVPLINFSLAYGLTAAEIIPPLTENVNWMLPAVYNVWLASDGDIVASMLQLAMILLGALIYKPFLDRYGAEHIPRANLDKINQTDLAGKFSDYRDVISEQNQAKKTIKQIMDGGEFILYLQPQFDLKQNAINGGEILLRYRDDRGEISPPYFLDLFERVGVISDIDYIVITQVSELVDTHALPQDFKVSINISPSSFCSEQILSELILLSQKMATKGLKLVVEITENQQWEKEQAYNKIFERLQSHNILIALDDFGTGYSNVANVLGFAFDYIKLDMSLASHEMLIKNPNVIKGLMLIAESGGAQIIAEGVEIKEQVDILTQSNIYTFQGYYYARPMPIDEFLQSANSHATASIHASPISTTEQTL; this is encoded by the coding sequence ATGGGTTTAGGTTGCATTCCTGCTGCCATAAAAAACTTGATTGCAACTGTTGATAACTACTCAACACGCATATCTAGATTTACCATCATTAATGCATTGGTATCATCTTCGATTATGTTGATGCCCATCGCTATTTTTAGGGCTATCATTCAGATTGTCGCCGTTATTGCCGAACTTAACGCGCAGACATGGCTAGCACAGTTCCTGTATGGCATGAGCGACGTTATTTTAGAGGTGCTACCGCTGCTATTTTGCGTGGTCATATCTTACGTACATTCAACCTATCTGCGCATATCCGGCATCATGTGTTTGATATGTAGTTTGGTATTCATTGCGGTCGTTAACTACATCTTAAATGGTAGCCCCTCAATCATCGATTTCAACCTGTTCATCACGGTTATGGTCACAGCACTGTGTTCCTACACCATTAAGTGGTGCACCCGATTTAAAACATCATCGGACATTTCTAATGAGATCGTTGATCGAGGCATTTTGCAACTGATTCAATTCAGCTTAGTGTTTGCCATTGCCGTAATCTTTTCATATGCACTAATGGCAGTTCAAGCCGTTATAGAAGATCTCACCCTTTCCTTCGAAGCCAGCGTTATTCCCCATGATTACCTATCAGGGCTGCTCTATGAGTTTACTCGCAACATCTGTTGGTTTTTCGGATTTCATAGCTACCACCTTGTCGGTAATTTAGGTCTGGAGTTTCAAGCGTTAAGCACCGAACGTATTGCGTTAATAAACAGTGGCTCTACCCCAGATAGCTTTTTAACCTACCAATTTATGGACATATACAGCGCCATTGGTGGTAGTGGCTCGACACTGTCATTAATTGTGGCTGTATTGTTTTTCTCTAAGAGCCGCTCCCATCGCAATCTTGCCAAGGTCAGCACTCCGTTTTCCATACTCAACATTAACGAGCCCATTATCTACGGCATGCCAATTATTTTTAATATTTGGCTAATCGTGCCCTTTATTTTGGTGCCCTTGATTAACTTTTCACTGGCCTATGGCTTAACCGCGGCTGAAATTATTCCCCCCCTGACTGAGAATGTGAATTGGATGCTGCCTGCAGTCTACAATGTTTGGCTCGCCAGTGATGGGGACATAGTCGCTAGCATGCTACAACTGGCAATGATCTTACTTGGCGCTCTTATTTATAAGCCATTTTTGGATAGATATGGTGCAGAACACATACCTAGAGCGAACCTAGATAAGATCAATCAAACAGATTTAGCGGGCAAGTTCTCCGACTATCGCGATGTTATTTCAGAGCAGAATCAAGCAAAAAAGACCATCAAGCAGATTATGGATGGTGGCGAGTTTATTCTCTACCTGCAACCTCAGTTCGACCTCAAACAAAATGCCATTAATGGCGGTGAGATCCTGCTGCGTTATAGGGATGATCGCGGTGAAATCAGCCCACCATACTTCCTCGACCTGTTCGAACGTGTTGGGGTGATCAGCGATATCGATTACATTGTGATCACACAGGTCAGCGAGCTCGTGGATACCCATGCACTGCCACAAGACTTTAAGGTATCAATCAATATTTCTCCCTCAAGTTTCTGCTCAGAACAGATCCTATCTGAGCTCATCTTATTGTCGCAGAAAATGGCGACAAAAGGCCTTAAGCTTGTGGTTGAAATCACTGAAAATCAGCAATGGGAAAAAGAGCAGGCCTACAACAAAATATTTGAGCGATTACAGTCACACAATATTTTAATTGCACTCGATGACTTCGGCACAGGCTATTCTAACGTCGCTAACGTTCTAGGCTTTGCCTTTGATTATATTAAATTGGATATGTCGCTGGCCTCCCATGAGATGCTGATAAAAAATCCAAATGTCATCAAAGGTCTCATGTTAATCGCTGAAAGTGGCGGCGCCCAGATTATTGCCGAGGGGGTCGAGATCAAAGAGCAGGTTGATATTCTGACCCAAAGTAATATTTACACCTTCCAAGGTTACTATTACGCCCGCCCGATGCCGATTGATGAGTTCTTACAAAGTGCCAATAGCCACGCTACGGCCTCGATACATGCCTCACCGATAAGCACCACAGAGCAAACACTTTGA